One Terriglobales bacterium genomic window carries:
- a CDS encoding sterol desaturase family protein, which yields MTASLELGRTLKRKNALTAIACGALPGLIASAFIRMSTRGWLLGILIGLLWSNAFEYFYHRYLLHWPNTSFGKGHLMHHLTVGTPQEPEHVTFGSSPLLVAALFAINGVFALLFDWRWKLGFAPGILVGFSLYMVLVEEIHWRVHLGGKLPGLWWVREYHMAHHDIPSGRYNVFFPVFDFLFGNIRPAAESTHAAAMARSITLAAGQSESNFFTTTQFILWLWLLAMSICARYFWTGRLKA from the coding sequence ATGACCGCCTCCCTCGAGCTCGGTCGGACTCTGAAGCGCAAGAACGCCCTCACCGCCATTGCATGCGGCGCGCTTCCCGGATTGATTGCCAGCGCTTTCATTCGTATGTCAACTCGGGGATGGCTGCTGGGCATTCTCATCGGCCTTCTTTGGTCGAATGCCTTCGAGTACTTCTATCATCGCTACCTTTTGCATTGGCCGAACACCTCCTTCGGCAAAGGCCATCTCATGCACCACCTCACTGTCGGCACGCCGCAGGAACCCGAGCACGTCACCTTCGGCAGTTCGCCGCTATTGGTCGCCGCGCTTTTTGCCATCAACGGGGTATTTGCGTTGCTATTCGATTGGCGATGGAAGCTCGGGTTCGCGCCGGGAATACTTGTCGGCTTCAGCCTGTACATGGTCCTGGTCGAGGAGATCCATTGGCGCGTGCACCTGGGCGGGAAGCTGCCGGGATTGTGGTGGGTTCGCGAGTATCACATGGCCCACCACGATATTCCCAGCGGACGCTACAACGTTTTCTTTCCCGTCTTTGATTTCCTTTTCGGCAACATACGTCCGGCGGCGGAGTCCACGCACGCGGCGGCCATGGCGCGATCGATTACACTCGCCGCCGGCCAGTCCGAAAGCAACTTCTTCACCACGACGCAATTTATTCTCTGGCTTTGGCTGCTTGCCATGAGTATCTGCGCGCGCTACTTCTGGACCGGCAGGCTCAAGGCCTGA
- a CDS encoding RNA methyltransferase: protein MAALARSAELERVCVVLIATRNPLNIGAAARAMANFGFHRLRVVNPYEPSFREARSAVGAGEILAKAERFESVADAVADCALVVGTSAMRSREAQHPLRRLDAGARLIKKQLSSGPVAILFGSEKVGLSTSDLSHCHWMLRIPTGERQPSMNLGQAVAVCLYELAREKTTARDTSKPETAAAGEVERITELLLESLRASGYLKPRASLATEEKIRRLVRRLRIEADDAEVWLGMLRQMLWKMRRTGPRPAE from the coding sequence ATGGCAGCCTTGGCCAGGTCCGCAGAACTCGAGCGTGTGTGCGTCGTGCTGATCGCAACTCGCAATCCTCTGAACATTGGGGCGGCGGCGCGGGCCATGGCTAATTTTGGCTTTCATCGACTGAGAGTGGTGAATCCCTACGAGCCGTCCTTTCGCGAAGCGCGCTCGGCGGTGGGCGCCGGCGAGATCCTGGCGAAGGCGGAACGATTTGAGAGCGTGGCGGACGCGGTGGCCGATTGTGCGTTGGTAGTGGGCACGAGCGCGATGCGCAGCCGCGAAGCACAGCACCCCCTCAGGCGCCTGGACGCCGGAGCGCGCCTGATCAAAAAGCAACTCTCATCAGGCCCGGTGGCGATCCTGTTTGGCTCGGAGAAGGTTGGACTCTCAACATCGGACCTCAGCCACTGCCACTGGATGCTGCGGATTCCGACAGGCGAGAGGCAGCCCTCGATGAACCTGGGACAGGCGGTCGCCGTCTGTCTCTACGAACTTGCGCGCGAAAAGACGACCGCGCGGGACACCAGCAAGCCGGAAACTGCGGCCGCAGGTGAGGTGGAGCGGATCACGGAATTGCTGCTGGAGTCGCTGCGTGCCAGCGGCTACCTGAAACCACGAGCGTCTTTGGCGACGGAAGAAAAAATACGGCGCCTGGTTCGCCGTTTGCGGATTGAAGCAGACGATGCCGAGGTGTGGCTGGGGATGCTGCGACAGATGCTGTGGAAGATGCGGCGAACCGGGCCGCGGCCGGCGGAATAA
- a CDS encoding M20 family metallopeptidase, producing the protein MTAAKKLPLLAALERRRGEMVRTIRHLVEQESPSFNKPAVDLFAQSLAKTFAGIGARVRLHPTREFGEHLQADFAADSRAQPVLLLGHMDTVWDVGTLKMMPARERNGRLYGPGVYDMKAGIAQMIFAVDALQQLLGALPRPVTVLLVSDEEVKSASSRALLTRLAKQSAAVFVLEPSAGVKGSLKTARKGVGEYQVKVTGISSHAGLDPQNGHSAIIELARQIERIAAFTDMKRGITVNPGIIRGGTRTNVVAAQAEVEVDARIARLADAQRLERKFRGLRPFDKACRLQVTGGINRPPLERTPKVVALFRHAQAAARELGFEVGEASVGGGSDGNFTAALGIPTLDGLGAVGEGAHAINESIVISELPRRTALLARLIEIV; encoded by the coding sequence ATGACTGCCGCCAAGAAACTTCCACTGCTTGCAGCGCTCGAACGCCGTCGTGGCGAAATGGTGCGGACCATCCGCCACCTGGTCGAGCAGGAATCTCCCAGCTTCAACAAACCCGCGGTGGACCTGTTTGCGCAATCTCTGGCAAAGACATTTGCCGGCATTGGCGCGCGTGTCCGACTCCACCCCACGCGGGAATTTGGAGAACACCTGCAGGCCGACTTTGCCGCCGACAGCCGTGCCCAGCCCGTCCTTCTCCTCGGGCACATGGACACCGTCTGGGACGTCGGCACGCTCAAGATGATGCCGGCGCGCGAACGCAATGGCCGCCTCTACGGTCCCGGCGTTTACGACATGAAGGCCGGCATCGCGCAAATGATCTTCGCCGTGGACGCCCTCCAGCAGCTTCTCGGCGCCCTTCCCCGTCCCGTGACTGTCCTCCTGGTCAGCGACGAAGAAGTGAAGTCCGCCTCATCGCGCGCTCTGCTTACCAGGCTGGCCAAGCAATCGGCCGCCGTTTTCGTGCTTGAGCCGTCTGCGGGAGTGAAAGGCTCGCTCAAGACCGCGCGCAAGGGCGTCGGCGAATACCAGGTCAAGGTGACTGGAATCTCGTCGCACGCCGGCCTCGACCCCCAGAACGGCCACAGCGCGATCATCGAGCTTGCGCGTCAGATCGAGCGCATCGCCGCCTTCACCGACATGAAACGTGGAATCACCGTGAATCCCGGCATCATCCGCGGTGGCACGCGCACCAACGTGGTCGCCGCCCAAGCCGAGGTTGAAGTGGACGCGCGCATTGCCCGCCTGGCAGACGCGCAGCGCCTCGAGCGCAAGTTCCGCGGCTTGCGCCCATTCGACAAGGCCTGTCGCTTGCAAGTCACTGGCGGCATCAACCGGCCGCCGCTGGAACGCACGCCGAAGGTGGTCGCTCTGTTTCGCCACGCACAGGCTGCCGCCCGCGAACTCGGCTTTGAAGTTGGCGAAGCTTCCGTAGGCGGCGGTTCCGACGGCAATTTCACCGCCGCGCTCGGCATCCCCACGCTCGATGGACTCGGCGCGGTCGGCGAAGGCGCCCACGCCATCAATGAGTCCATCGTGATCTCCGAACTTCCGCGCCGGACCGCGCTGCTGGCGCGGCTCATCGAGATTGTGTGA
- the fabZ gene encoding 3-hydroxyacyl-ACP dehydratase FabZ — MDTEATREPKTTLGIEEIQRILPHRYPFLLIDRVVDLTRKERIVALKNVTINEPFFQGHFPGYPIMPGVLMVEAIAQAGGALLLTEIADREQSLMVFSGIERARFRRPVVPGDQLRIEVTVLAWRRNAVRMEGNIFVGDKRVCEAIVSCRLVPRAGSIEPAEGEDPA, encoded by the coding sequence ATGGACACAGAAGCAACGAGGGAACCAAAAACGACGCTGGGCATCGAAGAAATCCAGCGCATTTTGCCGCATCGCTACCCGTTTCTGCTGATCGATCGGGTAGTGGATTTGACGCGCAAGGAGCGCATTGTCGCGCTCAAGAACGTAACCATCAACGAGCCCTTCTTCCAGGGACATTTCCCCGGCTATCCAATTATGCCGGGAGTGCTGATGGTGGAGGCAATCGCGCAGGCGGGCGGCGCGCTGCTGCTGACCGAGATCGCGGACCGGGAGCAGAGCCTGATGGTGTTTTCCGGGATCGAGCGGGCGCGCTTCCGGCGTCCGGTGGTGCCGGGAGACCAGTTGCGGATCGAGGTAACCGTGCTGGCGTGGCGGCGCAATGCGGTGCGCATGGAAGGGAACATCTTCGTGGGCGACAAGCGTGTCTGCGAGGCCATCGTGAGCTGCCGGCTGGTACCGCGAGCCGGCAGCATCGAGCCGGCGGAGGGCGAGGATCCCGCGTGA
- the lpxA gene encoding acyl-ACP--UDP-N-acetylglucosamine O-acyltransferase: MIHSTAIVDSSARIPESCRIGPYCIVGPQVEMGESCELIAHVVLHGPTRMGRNNRIFPFAAVGIDPQDLTYKGEPTWLEMGDDNTIRECVTINRGTAKGGGVTRIGNGILIMAYTHIGHDCVIGDHAMLVNAATLAGHVIVEPWAVVGALCPVHQFVRIGAHSYIGGGTTITQDVLPFSKTSAARDNRAYGLNSVGLKRRGFSDDRLRKLHHAYKVLLASKLNTSQAIERLRGEGDVGEDVEMLLRFIEASERGVIK, from the coding sequence TTGATCCACTCCACTGCCATTGTCGATTCCAGCGCGAGGATTCCCGAATCCTGCCGCATCGGTCCTTATTGCATTGTCGGGCCGCAGGTGGAGATGGGAGAGAGCTGCGAGTTGATCGCGCACGTGGTGCTGCATGGGCCGACGCGCATGGGACGCAACAATCGTATTTTTCCGTTCGCGGCGGTCGGCATCGATCCGCAGGACCTGACGTACAAAGGCGAGCCGACCTGGCTGGAGATGGGCGACGACAACACCATTCGCGAGTGCGTGACCATCAACCGGGGGACCGCAAAAGGCGGCGGGGTGACGCGAATCGGCAACGGCATCCTTATTATGGCGTACACGCATATCGGCCACGATTGCGTGATCGGCGATCATGCCATGCTGGTGAACGCGGCGACGCTGGCGGGCCACGTGATCGTGGAGCCGTGGGCGGTGGTGGGAGCGCTCTGCCCGGTGCATCAGTTCGTGAGGATAGGGGCGCACAGCTACATCGGCGGCGGAACCACCATCACGCAGGACGTGCTGCCGTTTTCCAAGACCAGCGCGGCGCGAGACAACCGGGCGTATGGGCTCAATTCCGTCGGACTGAAACGGCGAGGCTTCAGCGACGATCGCTTGCGCAAACTGCATCACGCATACAAAGTGCTGCTGGCGTCAAAGCTGAACACGTCGCAGGCGATCGAGCGGCTGCGCGGCGAAGGTGATGTGGGAGAAGATGTCGAGATGCTGCTCCGGTTCATCGAAGCGTCGGAACGCGGAGTGATCAAGTAG